The nucleotide window CCGCCGCCGAGGTTGTAGACCTCGCCCATGCGCGGCGCCTCGATGAACGCCTCGATGAAGCGCGCCACGTCGACGGCGTGGATGTTGTCGCGCACCTGCTTGCCCTTGTAGCCGAAGATGGTGTACTTCCGCCCTTCGAGGTTGCACTTCACGAGGTAGCTCAGGAAGCCGTGCAACTCCACGCCCGAGTGCGATGGCCCGGTGAGGCAGCCCCCGCGCAGGCAGCACGTCGGCATGTCGAAATAGCGCCCGTACTCCTGCACCATCACGTCGGCGGCCACCTTCGAGGCGCCGAAGAGCGAGTGCTTCGACTGGTCGATGCGGAACGTCTCCGGGATGCCGTTGGCGTAGGCGGGGTCGGCGTAGTCCCAGCGCGTCTCCAACTCCACGAGGTCGAGCTCGTTGGGGGCGTCGCCGTAGACCTTGTTGGTCGACATGTGTGCGAAGGGCGACTCGGCGGCGAACTGCCGGGCGGCTTCGAGCAGGTTGAGCGTGCCGACGGCGTTGACGTCGAAGTCGTCGAACGGGATCTGCGCGGCCTTGTCGTGGCTCGGCTGCGCGGCCGTGTGGACGATGGCGGTCGGGCGGAGCGTCGCCATGAGGTCGAGGACGCCCTGCCGGTCGCGGATGTCGAGCTCGTGGTGGCGGAACTGGGCGCCGTGCGTCTCGGCGAGGCGGGCCTGGTTCCAGCGCGTGTCGCCCTCCGGGCCGAAGAACTGCGCCCGCATGTTGTTGTCGACGCCGTGGACGGTCCAGCCCTGGGCGATGAAGTGCTCGGTGACGGCCGAGCCAATCAGGCCCGACGAGCCGGTGACAAGGAGCGTGCGCGCAGCCATAGCGCTGAGAACGTTGGTGGTAGGTAGAGCGGCGCGAAGATACCCTCAGTCCCGCTGTGTCCCAAGCCATCCCAGCGCCCCCACCGGGGCTTCACTCTGGGGTCGTCTTCGTCTATCGCGTGGCGCGGGTGCCGTGCTCCGCCGCGGCCAGTGCGAGTACCTGTTCCATCGCCTCGGCAATGCCGTCGATGCGGAAGGTCGCCTCGGCATACGCGCGAGCATGCTGCCCCATGCGCGCACGGAGGGCCGCGTCGTCCAGCAGCCGCTCGGCACGTTCCACGAAGCCGGCCACGTCGTCCGGCGGCACCACGAAGCCCGCCTCGTGCCCGTCCACGATCCGCGCGGCGAGGTTCTCAGGCGGCACGGCAAGGAGGATCGGGCGCGCGCCGCACAGGTAGGCGAGCACCTTCGACGGCACTGAGAACACGCCTGCCTCGGGCTCCAGCACGGCCACGAGCACGTCGGCAGCGGCAAGTGCGTCGGGCATCTCGGCGAACGGCTTGAACCCCATCACCTTCAGGTTATCGAGGCGGTGCGCGGCCTGCTGCTCGCGCAGCCACTCGGCGCCAGGGCCTTGCGAGAGCACGACGATCTTGGCACGGTCCCGCGTGCGCAGCGCGAGCTGCAGCAGCAGGTCGGGGTTGTGCTTGAGGGCCAGCGTGCCCGCATAGAGGAACACGAACGCGTCGTCGAAGCCGTGCTGCTTCGCCCAGGCGTTGTCTGGCGCGGTGAGTGGCAGTTCCTCGATAGGCGCCCAATTCTCGACCGTGTGGAGGCGCGCGTCGTCCACGCCCCAGTCGTGCATGATGGGGCGGAAGTCCTCGGTGATCATCACCACGTGGTCGCTCTTGCGGAGCAGCGCTTTCTCCTTCTGGACGTAGTAGGTCCCCACCGCACCGCCTATGACGGGGACCTTGTCCTTCAGGATGCGCTCCGCTGCCACGCCGATGATGTCCTGGAGCCAGAACACGAAGCCCGCCCCGTGCTTGCGCGTAGCCTTGAGCAGCGTGGCCTGCGCGTCGAGCGGGGTGTTGGCCGAGAGGACGACATCGGGCCGGAAGTCGGTGACCTCGGCGGCGACGAGCCGACCGAACTCGCGCTCCTGTCGCCAGCGCTTCACGAACGAGTACTTGTCGAGCGGCTGCCCGAGCGTGAGCGGGCGCACCTCGAAGTCGGTGGGGTCGTCGGGGAGGCGGCGCAGCGTGCCTTGCGGGGTCGTCTGGAGCGAGGCGCAGTAGGTGTGGCACACGGTGTGCCCGGTGCGCGCCAGCGCCCGCGCGAGCTGCATCGGATACGGGTAGCCGCCGAAGTCGTTGGAGAGGATGCGCATGGGGTGAGAGTCCAGGGCTCGGGATCCAGGGGAGCGGACACCAAAAACGCGCTCGCGGGGTGCACGAGCGCGTCGGGGGGAGAGGCTGATCGGCGATCAGCGGCTGATCGAGGACCAGCGAGTGGCGCGAGAGAGACTTGAACTCTCGACCTCCGGGTTATGAATCCGACGCTCTAACCAGCTGAGCTACCGCGCCAGGCAGACGGGCAAGATACGACCCGCGCCCGGTCTCCTCAGGGCTGCGTCGAAAAAACTCCGTGAAGCAGTGGCTCTCCTGACGCAGGGCCTCATTCGGCGAAGACGTCGGCGAGGACTTCCGAGACATGGCTCCTAGTGATCGGGCGGGTCAGCACCGCGTCGATGCCGTGGGGTAGGGTGGAGACGGCATCGGCCGTGAGCCACACGAGGCGTGGGCGTGCGAGGCGGTGGGCCTCAGCTAGCCTGGCTATGTGGGCGCCTACCTGCAGGCATTGGTCTGCAGACCTGGTGGCTGCGACAATGATGCTGGGCCACGCTTCTGCTACGGCCGCGTCGAGCGTCGTGCCGAGGGTAGCCGGATGCGTGGTGACCAGGGCGACCGAGGCCGGGAGAAAGTGGCGGAGCAGCGCCTTGGTCGTGGGCTCCGCGTCAGCAAGCAGCACACGCGTCGCAGGACGAGGTTGCTCGGCAGGCAGTGCGTCGGCAGGCAGTGCGTCGGCAGGCAGTGCGTCGGCAGGCAGTGCGTCGGCAGGCAGTGCGTCGGCAGGCAGTGCGTCNNNNNNNNNNNNNNNNNNNNNNNNNNNNNNNNNNNNNNNNNNNNNNNNNNNNNNNNNNNNNNNNNNNNNNNNNNNNNNNNNNNNNNNNNNNNNNNNNNTCGGCAGGCGATACCGGCCGAAGGTACCCGAGGTCTGTGGCCGGCTCTGGGCGCGTCAGAACGCGAGGGAGATCGAGCTTGAACCAGGTGCCGACGCCTGGTTCACTCCCGACAGCGATGGCGCCGCCCATCATCTCGACCAGGCGCTTTGTGATCGCGAGGCCCAACCCCGAGCCCTCGTGCCGCCGCGACATCCCCGCCGACTCCTGCTCGAACTCTTCGAACAGCCGCTCCATAAATGCCGGGCTGATGCCGATACCGGTGTCGTGGACCGTGATCTGCACACGCTCCTTCTCGGCCGCGAGGTCGAGGCGCACCTCGCCGCGCTGGGTGAACTTGATGGCGTTCGAGACCAGGTTGATGACCGCGCGCTCCAAGCCGCTCGGATCGAGCACGACGGGGCAGGGGGCAGGCGTGGACGATTCGAACCGGATCGCGAGGCCCTTCTCGGTCGCCTGCTGGGAGAAGAACGCCACGATGGAGTGCAGGCGGGTATGCAGGTCGAACGGCTCCGGCTGGAGCGGGTCGCGGCCGGCCTCTAGGCGGGCAAATTCAAGGACGGAGTTGAGGGTGTTGAGCAGCCGCTCGCCTCCCTGGCTGATGAGGTGGATGTATTCCCTCAGGTCCGCGTCGCCTCGGTCGGCGAGCGCCTCGGACACGACCTCTGCGAACCCGATGATGGCTGTCAGCGGCGTGCGAAGCTCGTGGCTCATGTTGGCCAGCAGGCTGCTCTTGAGGCGGCTTGCGGCCTCAGCGTCGTCGCGGGCCTCGGTGAGCATCGTCTCGTGCTGGCGGCGCTGTGTAGCATCGCGGAAGATGCCCTGGACCAGCACGACGCCGTCCACCTCTTGGACGGTGCTCGTGACATCGACGGGGATCTCGCGTCCGTCGCGGTGGAGGACCCACACCTCACCCTGGCTGTAGACCTCCTTCTCGGCGACGGTACGACGGAGGCCGTCCGCATAGGCTTCCCGGTGAGCGGCGGGATGAACCGCCGTGTGATGCAAGGTCAGGATCGTATCGATCGGGTAGCCGAGGAGGCGCGACGCCGCCTCGTTGGCGTCGATCACCATCCCCGTGCGGCCGTCGACGACCAGGATGGCGTCGCTGGCGGACCGCATGAGCATCCGGAGGCGTGTCTCGCGCGCGCTGAGTTGCTGCTCGATCTCGTTGCGGAGGCGGACCTGCTGTGCGAGCAAGTCCGCGACTCCGAGCAAGGTCTCGGCTTGCGTGTCCTGGTCGGGCGATGCCCCCGGGCAGAATCCCAAGGCCTGCACCGTCTCCTTCAGGGTGGCCACCGCGCGCGCGTGCTCGTCGGCGCGGGTCTTGAGTGCTGTGTTGGCGTTGACGAGTTCGTCGGAGGAGAGGGCCACCGAGCGCTGTAGCAGGGCGCGGTCCTCGTCGTGCTGGATGTAGGTTGCCTCGATGGCCGCAATCAGCGCCTCCATGTCTGGCGGCGGGGGGCTGCTGAGATGCGTGCGAATCTGGCGGGCGAGAAGGCGGTGCATGGGGCTCCGGAACGGTAGGCAGGGCACTCAGCCCTGCTCTGCAAACGTCGTGATCGTCATGGTCTGGTTGTGGAGCGCGCAGGCCCCGCCGGTGCGGCTCGGGGCGAGTTCTCCGTAGGAATAGAAGCCCGCCAGCGCCACGTTGTCCCCGAGGAGGGCACGCACGCCCTCCGTCTCGTCTTCGATGCGCTGGCCGAGCACGATGCGGCGACCAACGCACGAAATGCAGAGGGCGAAGTCAGCTTCATTCGGAGTCCTTCTGGTCTCTTCCGCCGCGTCGACCGCACCGTCAACCAGGTTCTCGTAGGAGGCGCGCATGAGGCGGACGTTGACGCCCTCGGGGATGCTGCCCGCGAACGTCATCGTGCCGGCGGCGTCGTTGATGTGGAGAATCGTGCGTACGACGGGCTCGGCGTCCCCGTCGGTGAGTTCGAGCGGGAAGCGGAGCGCGGCGCCCGGCAGCGCTCCGGCGAAGGGGCCGAGGTAGCGGCGGTAGAGTTCGAGCGCCGAGGTCCCGTCCAATTCGAAGAGGTTCGTTCCTTCAGCGCGAGTGACGCGGCGCGACGGCCCGAAGGGTGCCCAGCCCCCCGCCGAGCCGCAGCCTACGTGCAGTGCGGTGCCGTAGAAGCCCAGCGCCGCGACCACGCCGGAAGCTGGACACGCGTTGAGGCCCACGAGCGTCTCCTCGAACCGGTCCCCGTCTCCAGCCAAGCCACCGGAGAGGGTGGTGCGAGCGGGGAGCGCATGGTTGAACCCAGCCACGAGGCGGGTCGCATTGACGACCTGTCCGTCAGACAGGACGAGTACGTGGACCAGCGGCGCGTCGGTGGTTGCGTGGGCGGCCAATCGTTCAGCGAGGGCGCGTCCTGCGTTGTAGGCATCGCCTGCCTCTGTGAGGGTGACCTGGACGGCCTGCACCGGCGTAGCGGAGAACCGGACGGCGGTCACCGAGACGCGTGGGTCGCTCACGTGCGTCCCCAGAATGTTGCCCGCCGTGGAGCACAGCGCAACGTGGGCCTGTGGATAGCGCCCGCTCAGCAGGTCGTAGAGGGCACGGTCGATCCGCTCGCGCGTGCCGAAGGCCAACACCAGGTGCGCGTCGGCCCCCACGCCGTCGTCGCGGTGCGAGAGCCAGTCGCCGGTTACTGTGTAGTGAGCTTGGTCGAGGTCCATGCGGACGCTAAAGGAAACAGGGTGCAGCAGCGAAGCCTTAGGCCCGTTACCAAGAAGTGTTCCCGGTAGCGTCGTTCCTGACGCCTACATGCTGCAGGCAACAGAAAGAGATCGGCTATGATGCCGACCTTCGGGTCGGTGCGTGTCTCAGCTATCGTAAACCGACCTTGAGCGACACGTCTAGCGCCCTGACGGAATGAGTAAGGGCTCCACTTGAGATATGTGTCACGCCCGTCGCAGCGATCTGGGCAACCGAGTCGAGCGTAACATTCCCCGAGGCTTCGGTGTGGGTGCTTCCGGCCATGCGCTGCACGGCCTTGGCGAGACGCGTTGTGTCAAACGACCCGTCGTCGTGCCGCACAACGAGGTTGTCGAGCAAGGCCCGGTCCACGCGTAGCCCACCGTCGATGAGGGCGACGAGCGCGTCTACCTCATCGAGTGTGCGTACTTCCACTTCGACCTCTAGGTCGAGGGCCTGCGCGTGCAGGTAGGCGTGCGCCGCGCGCAGCGCCTCCGCCAAACCGCCAGCGGCCTCGATGTGGTTGTCCTTGATGAGCACCATGTCGTAGAGACCGACGCGGTGGTTAGTGCCGCCGCCCAGCCGAACCGCTTCTTTGTCCAGCAGGCGTAGGCCCGGCGCCGTCTTGCGCGTGTCGAGGATCTCGACCGTCGGGTTGGTCGTCCGCGCGGCGTCTACCATCTGCCGGGTGGCTGTGGCGATGCCGCTCATGCGCTGCATCAGGTTCAGCGCGAGCCGCTCCGCTGTCAGGATCGACCGTGCCGCGCCCGTCACCTCGCCTGCCCGGGTGCCTGCCACAACGCGGTCGCCGTCGTGCGCCGCCCATGCCACCGCGAGCGCCGGGTCCACCGCGTCGAACACGCGCTCGGCGACGCGGCAGCCCGCCAGCACGCCGTCGTCTTTGACGAGGAACGTGGCCGTGGCCTGCCGGTCGGCGGGGATGGTGGCGAGCGTGGTTACGTCGCCCGAGGCCACGTCCTCAGCGAGGGCACGCGCGATCAGGCTGTCGAGATCGATGGAAGCGGTGAAGGACATGGAGGATTTTGGGTTTTGGAGTCGACTATTTAAATGTTCCATGCTTGCTTGGTTTGAGGTGCCCAGTCACGCAACGGTCAATTGTCCATTGTCAACCGGGCAAACGCGTCGCGGATCATCGGCGGGGCTGTGATGGGGCGATTGCGCTGCGGGTCGACGAAGCAGAGCGTGACGCGGCCGGTCACGAGCGGCGCCTCCTCTATGGTGCCGTTGGCAAGTTCGCGGCGGACGGTGTAGTCGATGGGTACGCGCACGCCGGGCGGCTCTGGGAAGGCCGTCTCAATGGCGAGGAGGTCGTCGTAGCGCCCGGGGCGGTGGTAGCGTAGCTGCACGTCGACGACAGGCATGATGACGCCGGTTGCTTCGAGGCGTCGGTAGGGCACGCCCCACGACCGCAGCGCCTCGGTGCGCGCCGCCTCGAAGTAGTCGAGGTAGTGCGCGTGGTAGACGACGCCCATCGGGTCACACTCCCGGTAGCGGACGCGGTGGTGATAGAGATAAACCATATGGGATTCTGGATTGACGATTCTAGATTTGAGGGCTAAGTATTTTTGTGATCTGACATGTGATATTTAAAATCAAAAACGTACATCAAAAATCTAAAACCCGTAGATCGCCTGGAGGAAGACGAGGTCGTTGGCGTCGTAGGTGGCAAAGGAGAGGCGCTGGGCGCTGCGGAGGCCAGCTAGCGCGGTGGCGTCGTCGGGTTGCGGGCCGCCGAAGACCTGGCCGCCGAGGCGCAGCGTGAGTGCGTCGCGCAGGGCATAGTCAAGCTGGGGGTTGAGCCAGTAGCTGCCCGTCGTCTCGACGGTGGCGAAGAGGCGCAGCGTGAGCAGGTCGCGGCGGAAGCGGCCCACCCAGATTGCAGTCGCGGCGCCCTCCCAGGCCCCCACGGCCAGGCGCTCGTCGTGGTCGAAGACGTGGCGGACGAGGCCCTGAAGCCGCGCCGTCTGGCTGCCGAACGCGCGCTCTGCCACGAGCGTGGCCTGCATCCCCGAGCGCTCCGTCAGAAAGCCTTGCCCAATGGACGCCTGCAATGTCCCGTCTTGGAGGCCCTGCACCAGCGCCGCCGAGTCCGCCGGAAGCGCCTCGTCGACGAGCGCGCCGAACTCGAACGCGACCTCGCCGCGCAGCACGACGGGGTCGGCGAGCGTCGTCTCGAAGGTCAGCCCGGCCAGCGCGCGGCGCTCGTAGGCAGGCGTGGCCGTGAACGCGAGGTCGAAGGGCGTGCTGCTGAAGAGACGCGCGAGGTCGAACGTGAGCTGCTTGCGGAACGTTGGCAAGCGGTTTGCCGCATAGAGGCCGATGAGTGCCACATCGGTGCGGGGAAGCCCCTGCCACGTCAGCCGTGCCGCGACCTCGCTGTTGCTGAGCGTGGGGGCGGGGCGGTCAGCCTCGCCGATCGCCACAGGGATGCCCAGCACCGACTCGGGGAGTGGATACCACGGCGAGCCAGGCGCTGGCAGCACGCTCGCCGGCGTCCGCGGAATCCACACCGCGTCCAGGGTGGCATCGCCGACGTAGGCCGTTGCGCGGGCGGCCACCACGCCCAATCGCACGTCCTCGATGTCCTGCGCGAGGAATTCCGAGAGGTCGAGCGGCATCAGCACGTCCGTCACGAACGCGCCGTCGGCCTGGCCCCAGATGAGTTCCTGCCGCCCGAGCCGGAGGTCAACGGCGTCGAAGAACACGTCGAGGTAGGCGCGGCGCAAGTCCACGCGCACGGCGTCGGTGAGTACGTCGTAGGTCCACTCGCTCTCGACGTACAACTCGCCGCGGTCGTAGCTGGCTGTGAGGCCGACGCGGGCGCGGCTACGGAGGGCGAGGTAGTCGGCATCGCCCCCTACGCGGGTCGCCGAGTACAGCTCGACGCGTCCCTCCGGGCGCAGGTCGGCAAGCTGCGCGCGCGCCGGGAGCACGCTCAGGAGAAGGAGGGCGACGAGCAACGTGCGACCCATCACCTAGCTCGCCTGCTGGGCAAGGCGGCGGAGAAAGAGCCCGAAGCCGCCAAAGAGCACCGCGAGCGCCAGCGCGGGGAGGTTCTGGCGCCCGTCGCTATAGTCGAGCAGCGCGATGCCGAGCGAGCACACAGCGGCGACCAGGTTGCACCAGACGGCGAGGCGGAGCAGGCGGCGGTCAGACATGGGGGGCGAAGTGAGAAGGCAGAAGTGAGAAGTGAACACCGGGCAGGCGCTGGAGCGAGGAGCTACACATCGCACGGAACGCATACGCGCGGCCACTCCATTCTCACGTCGAGAGCCGAAAACTACGGGACGGCAACGTGGCCACAACTGCGGCCATGCTCTGTGATGCTGATCCGTTGTCGTAGCTGGTCGTAAGGCGTGTGCCTGGCGCACCGGCCGGAGATCAACACGCAATACGCAACACGTACCCATTCCCAACGGACACCTTCCGGTTCCTGGAGTCGCCCCTGGCGCCTCGTTAAGCTGTACCGTTCCGCAGGCGATACCCACACGGAACCCTGCCTCGCCATGCTGCTCCGTTCGCTTTCCTTCGCCGCCGTCCTCGCGTTGGCTGTCGCGCCCGTCGCCGACGTGGCGTGGGCGCAGTACGAGTGCCCCGCGACGTGCATGCTGCCGGCGTGCCACTGCGCAAGCACCGCGCCGCCGGGGGGCCTCGCGCCGGCCGAGACGCCGCAGTTCGTCCTGCTCACCTTCGACGACTGCGTGCTGCCGTCCACCGAGGCGCGCCTCCGGCCCATCGTCGACGGCCTCACGAATCCCGACGGCCGGGACCTGCTGCGCACCTACTTCGTCAGCCGCACCAACTGCCCCACGTCGAACACCGACAGCACGGACGCCGCGCTCGTGCGCGAGCTCTACCTCGCTGGGCACGAGATCGCCAACCACACCGAGCGCCACGACACCGACGAGACGCTCTCCGACGACGATTGGACCGCAGCCATCGAGGCGCAGCAACGCTTTCTCATCGACGAGGCCGGTCTCCCGTCGAGCGCCATGACCGGCTTCCGGGCGCCGTTTCTGCGCACCAACCCGGCGCTCTTCCGCACCGTGGACGGGCTAGGCTTCCGCTACGAGGCGTCGCTCCTGGAACACCCCTACGCTGCCATCGCACCGTTCGGCGAGCCGCCCGTCTCCACCGACCCCGCCGCCTACGTCTGGCCGCACACGCTCGACTATGGCGCGGGCGTGGCCTGCGGCTTCTTCCTCGCCAACGACTGCCCCGACGAGCCGCTGCCGGGGCTCTGGACCATTCCCGCCTGGATGTTCGCCGACCCCGCCGGGCTCGCCGCCGACTCGGCCGTCTACTACGGCGCGTTCGACATCGGCACCCCGCTCGGCGGCGTCTACCCGATCAGTGGCGACCGCCTCCGCGACCTCTACGCCGCCAACTTCCGCACGCGGTACGACGGCAACCGCGCGCCGTTCAACGTCTACCTCCACGCCTCGACCATCACCGACGCCGCGCGCCAGGACGAAGTGCGCCGCGTCCTCGAAGCTACCCTCGCGCAGCCCGACGTGTGGGCGATCACGATGGACGGCCTCATCGCGTGGATGCAGGACCCCGTGCCCGCGAGCGAGATGACCGCGTGGTTCGCCGACTACTGCAGCACGCGCCCCTGCCCTGAGGCGACCGTGCTGCCAGGCGACCCGTCGCTGGCGAGCGTCTACCCCAACCCGACCGCAGGCGACGCCACGCTGGTGCTCCAGCACGAGCAGGGCGCGCGCGTCACCGTCGAGGTCTACGACGTGCTCGGGCGCCAACTCTACGCATCGGATCGGGTCGTGCAGCCCGGCACCGAGGAATACGCTGTGCCGCTCGCAGGTCGTGCTGCGGGCACCTACCTCGTCCGTCTCCGCACCCGCGATGGCGTCCTCACGACGCTCCTCGTCGCGAAGCAGTAGGACTCGCCTGCTGGGACGAACCGTGCGCTGCGAATCCGGTCGCCGCTGGCCACGCGCGGTAGGCCTGGGGCGTTGGAGGGCGAGCCTGTGCAGGGTCAGTTCTTGTCGGCCAGCCGACGGTACTCGAACCCGACGGGCTTGATGTGCTCGTTGAAGTAGGCCCCTTTGGATCCAGCGTTTAGGAGCGCGTCGAAGAGCGCGGGCGGCACGTCGTAGTAGGCGTAGGCGCTGCCGTCGTCGAAGGTGACTTCGAGCGTGCCTGTGGTGTCGTCATAGCCCACGGCGTCCAGCGCGGACGAGTCGACGGGGAGGCGCTCGGTCATATACCCAGCGTCGATGGCGAGACGGGGGGCGAGCGGGCCCTGGGGCAGGGAGGCGGTAAACGGAGAGGTCCAGACGACGGTCCCCGCGCGGCGCGCGAGCTGCTTGAGCGCGGCCTTGCCCTCGTCTCCGAGCAGCCGCAGCCCGTCGAAGAGGAGGCGGAGGCCCTCGGTGAAAACGGGGAGGTCGTCGCAGTGGGCGGCTTGCAGCAGGTATCGCGCGGCCTCGTCTGGGGTCTGTTGGCTGTGGATGAGTTGCCACGCCCAGAGGACGCTGCCATCGGCGAGGCCGGGCCAGCCATCGGCCAGGTTGCGCGTCCAGGTGCGCATGAGGTCGAAGCGGCGAAGCCGGAGCAGGAGGTAGGCGCCCATCGTGGCCGCGCTGGGGTCGCGGCGCTTGTCGAAGAGCATCTGCTCGGCCCGCTCCACCCAGCCCGTCATGGTCTCCGCCGCATGCAGGTCACCTCGCACGAGGTAGGCGCCCAGGGTGTCGGCCACATCGTGCCGTGTCGCCGCGCGGAGGCGCAGGGTTGCCTTGGCGTCCGTCCCGTGGAGGCTGACGGCGAGGTGGGTGAGCGAGCCGGGGAGGCGGACGCGGAGCGTGGTGGGTGGGTCCGTGCCCCGGGTGACGGTGAGGTCGCAGGCGTCGGCGTTGCCGTGGTACGTGAAGAGCATCCCTTCGCCGCCGGGGCTGCGCTCGGCCTGCTCCAGCGTGCCCTCCGGGGTGAGTGCGACGTGGAGATCCGTGTCGCTGGAGGGCGCCTCGGTCGTCAAGCGGAAGGGGGACGCTGACGACTCAAGGGCGCGCCACGTGCCTATCTCCTGAGGATGCGCCGATCGGGGTAGGCTTTCCGCTACATCGGTCAGTGAGCGCGGAGGAGGCGAGGCGAGGGCGGCACGGCTGATGTAGAGGTCGTGTTGCGCGGGGTCGTGGAGCGTCGCCGTCTCGCCCGAGGGCATGCGTACCTGCACGAGGGCATCGGTCGAGGGCGCCTCGACCTCGCGCGTCTCGCCGGGGCCGAGCCACACCTGCGCTACGGTGCGGTAGTCGGGCGTGAGGACCGACACCGACGCGGGTGGCATGTCGTTGGCGAAGGTCAGGCGTAGCTTCTCGCTCATGGCCATGGGGGCTCAGAAGGTGATGTGCGTGGTGGGTGGCGAGAGCTCGGTCTGGTCCTCCTTGACCTGCCCGTCGGCCAGGCGAGCGCGGATGGTCCAGGGGCCGCGGGGCAGGAGGTGGGTCCAGGGGCGCGGCTCGCCCGCAGGCGACTCGTGGAGCACCCCGTCCCGTTCCCAGGCGAAGGCCGCGGCCTGACTCGCCGCCAGCGAGGCGCACGTCACCGAGGTGCGCACGAGGATCGAGGCAGGGTAGTGGAAGACGGCGCGTGCGCCATCGGGGTGGGGCGCAGGACGCAGAGGCCGGCGATGGATCCGGCCCAGGTCCTCCATGATCATGCTGAGCGGCCGACCGAGCGAGTAGTTGTCGTGGAGAGGCCGCCCTTTGGGGGCGTGGGCGTCTACCCCGTCGAGGGTCTCCAGCAGGGCCTGGGCGAAAAACGTGATGTCGTCGTCCGGACCGTAGGCCGTCTGCCCGAGGCTGGCCGCGCGATAGGTCCCCGCCGACGTGACGGTGTCGTAGGTCCTCGCGCCCGAGAGCAGGCTGTCACCGTCAACGTCGAGCGATTCCGCGAGGTCGAGGTGGAGTTCGTTGCAGGCGTCAATGAAGAAGAGCTGCGTGTCGGCCGCGTTGGCACGCATGCCGGTG belongs to Bacteroidota bacterium and includes:
- a CDS encoding NAD-dependent epimerase/dehydratase family protein, producing MAARTLLVTGSSGLIGSAVTEHFIAQGWTVHGVDNNMRAQFFGPEGDTRWNQARLAETHGAQFRHHELDIRDRQGVLDLMATLRPTAIVHTAAQPSHDKAAQIPFDDFDVNAVGTLNLLEAARQFAAESPFAHMSTNKVYGDAPNELDLVELETRWDYADPAYANGIPETFRIDQSKHSLFGASKVAADVMVQEYGRYFDMPTCCLRGGCLTGPSHSGVELHGFLSYLVKCNLEGRKYTIFGYKGKQVRDNIHAVDVARFIEAFIEAPRMGEVYNLGGGKANSVSILEAFAKAEALSGNPMVYAYSDQHRSGDHICYYSDLSKMRAHYPAWDLTKDLDTTFEEIHQSWVERVAVAS
- a CDS encoding glycosyltransferase family 4 protein; protein product: MRILSNDFGGYPYPMQLARALARTGHTVCHTYCASLQTTPQGTLRRLPDDPTDFEVRPLTLGQPLDKYSFVKRWRQEREFGRLVAAEVTDFRPDVVLSANTPLDAQATLLKATRKHGAGFVFWLQDIIGVAAERILKDKVPVIGGAVGTYYVQKEKALLRKSDHVVMITEDFRPIMHDWGVDDARLHTVENWAPIEELPLTAPDNAWAKQHGFDDAFVFLYAGTLALKHNPDLLLQLALRTRDRAKIVVLSQGPGAEWLREQQAAHRLDNLKVMGFKPFAEMPDALAAADVLVAVLEPEAGVFSVPSKVLAYLCGARPILLAVPPENLAARIVDGHEAGFVVPPDDVAGFVERAERLLDDAALRARMGQHARAYAEATFRIDGIAEAMEQVLALAAAEHGTRATR
- a CDS encoding PAS domain-containing sensor histidine kinase; protein product: MHRLLARQIRTHLSSPPPPDMEALIAAIEATYIQHDEDRALLQRSVALSSDELVNANTALKTRADEHARAVATLKETVQALGFCPGASPDQDTQAETLLGVADLLAQQVRLRNEIEQQLSARETRLRMLMRSASDAILVVDGRTGMVIDANEAASRLLGYPIDTILTLHHTAVHPAAHREAYADGLRRTVAEKEVYSQGEVWVLHRDGREIPVDVTSTVQEVDGVVLVQGIFRDATQRRQHETMLTEARDDAEAASRLKSSLLANMSHELRTPLTAIIGFAEVVSEALADRGDADLREYIHLISQGGERLLNTLNSVLEFARLEAGRDPLQPEPFDLHTRLHSIVAFFSQQATEKGLAIRFESSTPAPCPVVLDPSGLERAVINLVSNAIKFTQRGEVRLDLAAEKERVQITVHDTGIGISPAFMERLFEEFEQESAGMSRRHEGSGLGLAITKRLVEMMGGAIAVGSEPGVGTWFKLDLPRVLTRPEPATDLGYLRPVSPA
- a CDS encoding FIST N-terminal domain-containing protein, whose product is MDLDQAHYTVTGDWLSHRDDGVGADAHLVLAFGTRERIDRALYDLLSGRYPQAHVALCSTAGNILGTHVSDPRVSVTAVRFSATPVQAVQVTLTEAGDAYNAGRALAERLAAHATTDAPLVHVLVLSDGQVVNATRLVAGFNHALPARTTLSGGLAGDGDRFEETLVGLNACPASGVVAALGFYGTALHVGCGSAGGWAPFGPSRRVTRAEGTNLFELDGTSALELYRRYLGPFAGALPGAALRFPLELTDGDAEPVVRTILHINDAAGTMTFAGSIPEGVNVRLMRASYENLVDGAVDAAEETRRTPNEADFALCISCVGRRIVLGQRIEDETEGVRALLGDNVALAGFYSYGELAPSRTGGACALHNQTMTITTFAEQG
- the nadC gene encoding carboxylating nicotinate-nucleotide diphosphorylase — protein: MSFTASIDLDSLIARALAEDVASGDVTTLATIPADRQATATFLVKDDGVLAGCRVAERVFDAVDPALAVAWAAHDGDRVVAGTRAGEVTGAARSILTAERLALNLMQRMSGIATATRQMVDAARTTNPTVEILDTRKTAPGLRLLDKEAVRLGGGTNHRVGLYDMVLIKDNHIEAAGGLAEALRAAHAYLHAQALDLEVEVEVRTLDEVDALVALIDGGLRVDRALLDNLVVRHDDGSFDTTRLAKAVQRMAGSTHTEASGNVTLDSVAQIAATGVTHISSGALTHSVRALDVSLKVGLR
- a CDS encoding thioesterase family protein; this translates as MVYLYHHRVRYRECDPMGVVYHAHYLDYFEAARTEALRSWGVPYRRLEATGVIMPVVDVQLRYHRPGRYDDLLAIETAFPEPPGVRVPIDYTVRRELANGTIEEAPLVTGRVTLCFVDPQRNRPITAPPMIRDAFARLTMDN
- a CDS encoding DUF1302 family protein, which produces MGRTLLVALLLLSVLPARAQLADLRPEGRVELYSATRVGGDADYLALRSRARVGLTASYDRGELYVESEWTYDVLTDAVRVDLRRAYLDVFFDAVDLRLGRQELIWGQADGAFVTDVLMPLDLSEFLAQDIEDVRLGVVAARATAYVGDATLDAVWIPRTPASVLPAPGSPWYPLPESVLGIPVAIGEADRPAPTLSNSEVAARLTWQGLPRTDVALIGLYAANRLPTFRKQLTFDLARLFSSTPFDLAFTATPAYERRALAGLTFETTLADPVVLRGEVAFEFGALVDEALPADSAALVQGLQDGTLQASIGQGFLTERSGMQATLVAERAFGSQTARLQGLVRHVFDHDERLAVGAWEGAATAIWVGRFRRDLLTLRLFATVETTGSYWLNPQLDYALRDALTLRLGGQVFGGPQPDDATALAGLRSAQRLSFATYDANDLVFLQAIYGF